One region of Skermanella mucosa genomic DNA includes:
- a CDS encoding type II toxin-antitoxin system Phd/YefM family antitoxin produces the protein MGHVSYTELRQNLARYMDEVCDSNAPLVVTRQNARPVVMISQDEYESMAATLHLIKSPRNALRLIESMEDAEAGRVSERGLIEVDDEAETDLRTGDGEPD, from the coding sequence ATGGGACATGTCAGCTATACTGAACTTCGGCAAAACCTGGCCCGGTACATGGATGAGGTATGCGACAGCAACGCGCCCCTCGTCGTCACGCGGCAGAATGCGCGCCCTGTCGTGATGATCAGCCAGGATGAGTACGAAAGCATGGCGGCGACCCTCCACCTGATCAAGTCGCCTCGCAACGCCCTTCGGCTCATCGAGTCCATGGAGGACGCCGAAGCTGGCCGGGTAAGCGAACGGGGATTGATAGAGGTGGACGACGAGGCGGAAACCGACCTTCGCACCGGCGACGGTGAGCCGGATTGA
- a CDS encoding Txe/YoeB family addiction module toxin gives MTRLAWTDAAWEDYTWWQENDRKTARRINELIKSALRTPFDGVGKPEPLKGDWAGWWSRRITLEHRLVYQISRINGDETLIIAQCRYHY, from the coding sequence TTGACGAGACTCGCCTGGACCGACGCTGCTTGGGAAGATTATACTTGGTGGCAGGAGAACGATCGTAAGACGGCCCGCAGGATCAACGAATTGATCAAGAGCGCCTTGCGGACGCCCTTCGACGGCGTTGGAAAGCCTGAGCCATTGAAAGGTGACTGGGCGGGTTGGTGGTCCAGGCGGATAACCTTGGAGCACCGTCTGGTGTATCAAATCTCCAGGATCAACGGCGACGAGACATTGATCATCGCTCAATGCCGTTATCACTACTGA
- a CDS encoding HVO_A0114 family putative DNA-binding protein — protein MDESGIIKREIRVTRGALEQAATEVASAWKAAEAGQDVEATDHLYFEDWSALCAVLTPKRFELLRHLRRAPAASIRALSRELGRDVKRVHEDVVALEEIGLVDRDQSGRLSMKFDEISSTIRFAA, from the coding sequence ATGGATGAGAGTGGGATCATTAAGCGTGAAATCCGCGTCACGCGAGGCGCTCTGGAGCAGGCGGCGACCGAGGTTGCGAGCGCTTGGAAAGCAGCTGAGGCCGGCCAGGACGTTGAGGCGACCGACCATCTCTACTTCGAGGACTGGAGTGCCCTCTGCGCCGTCCTGACACCGAAACGCTTTGAACTGCTGCGCCACCTGCGGCGCGCGCCCGCGGCCAGTATCCGAGCTCTATCGAGGGAACTGGGACGGGATGTCAAACGGGTCCATGAGGATGTCGTGGCACTTGAAGAAATTGGCTTGGTCGACCGGGATCAGTCCGGCCGGCTTTCCATGAAATTTGATGAGATATCCTCGACGATCCGCTTCGCGGCTTGA
- a CDS encoding toxin-antitoxin system TumE family protein, giving the protein MTAKLLIRRRVAFGNRDFAELVVWSVPEPVPPSKHSFKYRLVYIVDGQRMVGFDNERGKGDHQHRRDHEEPYHFTDVDSLVADFLKAVADWRRDHG; this is encoded by the coding sequence ATGACCGCCAAGCTCTTGATCCGACGTCGCGTTGCCTTCGGTAACCGCGATTTCGCCGAACTGGTGGTCTGGAGTGTGCCGGAGCCTGTCCCACCATCCAAGCACAGCTTCAAGTACCGCTTGGTATACATCGTCGATGGGCAACGGATGGTCGGCTTCGACAATGAAAGAGGGAAGGGTGACCATCAGCACCGACGTGACCATGAGGAACCCTATCATTTCACGGACGTGGATAGCCTTGTGGCTGATTTTCTGAAAGCGGTAGCTGATTGGAGGCGGGATCATGGATGA
- a CDS encoding GlxA family transcriptional regulator, which produces MSRTGLSVGFVLTNNFTLTALSTFMDALRLAADDGDGSRQIRCRWTIMGSSPEPVRSSCGIPVARWEAFQDPRQFDYIVVVGGLLHAGPQLDAQAVEYLRTAAAQGVGLVGVCTGSFVLSRAGLMRNRRCCVSWYHYRDYLEEFPDHQPVAEQLYVVDRDRITCAGGAGVADLAAFLIERHLGSACAQKTMHIMLIDKARPPGQSQPQPPTASMEGAAAVVNDRVRRALLLMEQNLSDPLTVEQIASRLSVSTRQFERLFRDATAMSPTGFYRLLRLRYGHWLLRNSARSVTDIAQETGFADCAHFSRQFREVYGVSPSELRRDGPAPEPAVLADGLRAVTALALDRDLVPPDRRLFE; this is translated from the coding sequence ATGAGCCGCACCGGCCTTTCCGTCGGGTTCGTCCTGACCAACAACTTCACGCTGACGGCGCTGTCGACCTTCATGGACGCGCTGCGGCTGGCCGCCGACGATGGCGACGGCAGCCGGCAGATCCGCTGCCGCTGGACCATCATGGGCTCCTCGCCCGAACCGGTCAGGTCGAGCTGCGGCATCCCGGTCGCCCGCTGGGAAGCGTTCCAGGACCCGCGCCAGTTCGACTACATCGTGGTGGTCGGCGGGCTGCTGCACGCCGGCCCGCAGCTGGACGCGCAGGCGGTCGAATACCTGCGCACCGCTGCGGCGCAAGGCGTCGGGCTGGTCGGGGTCTGCACCGGCAGCTTCGTGCTCAGCCGCGCCGGACTGATGCGCAACCGGCGCTGCTGCGTGAGCTGGTACCATTACCGCGACTACCTGGAGGAGTTCCCCGACCACCAGCCGGTGGCGGAACAGCTCTACGTCGTGGACCGCGACCGCATCACCTGCGCCGGCGGGGCGGGTGTCGCCGACCTCGCCGCCTTCCTGATCGAGCGGCACCTGGGCTCCGCCTGCGCCCAGAAGACGATGCACATCATGTTGATCGACAAGGCCCGTCCGCCCGGCCAGTCGCAGCCCCAGCCGCCGACCGCCTCGATGGAAGGGGCGGCCGCCGTCGTCAACGACCGCGTCCGCCGCGCGCTGCTTCTCATGGAGCAGAACCTGAGCGATCCGCTGACGGTCGAGCAGATAGCATCCCGCCTGAGCGTCAGCACCCGCCAGTTCGAGCGGCTGTTCCGCGATGCCACGGCGATGAGCCCGACCGGCTTCTACCGCCTGCTTCGCCTTCGCTACGGCCACTGGCTGCTGCGCAACTCCGCCCGGTCGGTGACGGACATCGCCCAGGAGACAGGCTTCGCCGATTGCGCCCACTTCTCCCGCCAGTTCCGCGAAGTCTACGGCGTCAGCCCGAGCGAGCTGCGGCGGGACGGGCCGGCACCGGAGCCGGCGGTGCTGGCGGACGGACTGCGGGCGGTGACGGCGCTGGCGCTGGACCGGGACCTCGTGCCGCCGGACCGGCGCTTGTTCGAGTGA
- a CDS encoding GlxA family transcriptional regulator — translation MSTPETVGFLLIPRFSMIAFTAALEPLRLANHISGRELYRWVLLSPDGAPGEASCGLRIAVDHGIDAAPHIPAIVLCSGIDGHWYEDRAVLSWLRRRAAQGVEFGSLCTASHILARAGLLNGYRCTIHWENLAGFSETYPEIEATDELFTVDRNRFTCAGGTAAMDMMLHRIARTHGDKLAVSIAEQLLHEKIRQGSVRQREAIQPDPAIEREELAAAVKLMLENIEEPLDLLTLSSRLGQSRRNVERLFRKFMNCSPARYYLGLRLQRARQLLCQTRMSVMEVAISCGFVSATHFSKCYRDYFGVAPRNDQSSHRVRPLVEATRQPAVAK, via the coding sequence GTGAGCACGCCTGAGACAGTGGGGTTTCTGCTGATTCCCCGGTTCTCGATGATCGCGTTCACCGCGGCCCTGGAGCCCCTCCGGCTCGCCAACCACATCAGCGGGCGCGAACTGTACCGCTGGGTGCTGCTCTCCCCCGACGGGGCGCCGGGGGAAGCGAGCTGCGGGCTGCGCATCGCGGTGGACCACGGCATCGATGCGGCGCCCCACATCCCCGCCATCGTCCTGTGCAGCGGCATCGACGGCCACTGGTACGAGGACCGCGCCGTGCTGTCCTGGCTGCGGCGGCGGGCCGCGCAGGGGGTGGAGTTCGGCTCTCTCTGCACCGCCAGCCACATCCTCGCCCGGGCCGGCCTGCTGAACGGATACCGCTGCACGATCCACTGGGAGAACCTGGCCGGCTTCTCGGAAACTTATCCGGAGATCGAGGCGACCGACGAGCTGTTCACCGTCGACCGCAACCGCTTCACCTGCGCCGGCGGGACGGCGGCGATGGACATGATGCTCCACCGCATCGCCCGGACCCATGGCGATAAGCTGGCGGTATCGATCGCCGAACAGCTCCTGCACGAAAAGATCCGCCAGGGATCGGTCCGCCAGCGCGAGGCGATCCAGCCCGATCCCGCCATCGAGCGCGAGGAGCTGGCCGCCGCCGTCAAGCTGATGCTGGAGAACATCGAGGAGCCGTTGGACCTGCTGACCCTGTCCAGCCGGCTGGGCCAGTCGCGGCGCAACGTCGAGCGGCTGTTCCGCAAGTTCATGAACTGCTCTCCCGCGCGCTATTACCTGGGCCTGCGGCTCCAGCGGGCGCGCCAGCTGCTGTGCCAGACCCGCATGTCGGTCATGGAGGTGGCGATCAGCTGCGGCTTCGTCTCCGCGACCCACTTCAGCAAATGCTACCGCGACTATTTCGGCGTGGCGCCGCGCAACGACCAGAGCAGCCACCGCGTCCGCCCCCTGGTCGAGGCGACCCGCCAGCCCGCGGTGGCGAAATGA
- the betA gene encoding choline dehydrogenase, producing MPTIQEFDYIIVGAGSAGNVLAARLTEDEGVSVLLLEAGGPDHRMDFRTQMPAALAFPLQGRRYNWAYLTEPEPFMNNRRMECGRGKGLGGSSLINGMCYIRGNAMDYDNWAEQFGLDGWSYRDCLPYFRKAESRDIGPNEYHGGDGPVSVATPKTHNNPLYHAMIEAGVQAGYPHTDDLNGYRQEGFGPMDRTVTPQGRRASTARGYLDMAKGRPGLTVVTHALSDRVLFDGKRAIGVSYLQKDKPVTAHARREVLVCAGAIASPALLQRSGLGPADLLRGLGVPLVAEIPGVGANLQDHLEMYLQYECTQPVSLYPALKWWNQPAIGAEWLFMGTGTGASNQFEAGGFIRSDESFAWPNIQYHFLPVAINYNGTNAVNAHGFQAHVGSMRSPSRGRIHAKSRDPREAPSILFNYMSADQDWREFRDAIRITREIMAQPALDPYRGREISPGVDFQSDAELDEFVRQHGETAYHPSCSCRMGTDDMAVVDGQGRVHGVDGLRVIDASIMPQITTGNLNAPTIMMAEKLADAIRGRDALPRADVPYFVAGDAPARRPVSAGGAVSSYRSAG from the coding sequence ATGCCTACCATCCAGGAGTTCGACTACATCATCGTCGGCGCCGGCTCGGCCGGGAACGTGCTGGCCGCCCGCCTGACCGAGGACGAGGGAGTCAGCGTCCTGCTGCTGGAGGCCGGCGGGCCGGACCACCGGATGGATTTCCGAACCCAGATGCCGGCGGCGCTGGCCTTTCCGCTCCAGGGGCGGCGCTACAACTGGGCTTACCTGACCGAGCCTGAGCCCTTCATGAACAACCGGCGCATGGAATGCGGCCGGGGCAAGGGCCTGGGCGGCTCCTCGCTGATCAACGGCATGTGCTACATCCGCGGCAACGCGATGGACTACGACAACTGGGCGGAGCAGTTCGGCCTGGACGGCTGGAGCTACCGCGACTGCCTGCCCTATTTCCGCAAGGCGGAAAGCCGCGACATCGGCCCCAACGAGTACCATGGCGGCGACGGGCCGGTCAGCGTGGCGACGCCGAAGACCCATAACAACCCGCTCTACCATGCCATGATCGAAGCGGGGGTCCAGGCGGGATATCCCCACACCGACGACCTGAACGGCTACCGGCAGGAAGGTTTCGGCCCGATGGACCGGACCGTCACGCCCCAGGGGCGCCGGGCCAGCACCGCGCGGGGCTACCTGGACATGGCGAAGGGCAGACCGGGCCTCACCGTCGTCACCCACGCGCTGAGCGACCGGGTCCTGTTCGACGGCAAGCGCGCCATCGGCGTGTCGTACCTGCAAAAGGACAAGCCGGTGACGGCGCATGCCCGCCGCGAGGTCCTGGTGTGCGCCGGCGCCATCGCCTCGCCGGCCCTGCTGCAGCGCTCGGGCCTCGGTCCCGCCGACCTGCTGCGCGGCCTCGGCGTGCCCCTGGTGGCGGAGATCCCGGGCGTCGGCGCCAACCTCCAGGATCATCTGGAGATGTACCTGCAATACGAGTGCACCCAGCCGGTGTCGCTCTATCCGGCGCTGAAATGGTGGAACCAGCCGGCGATCGGGGCGGAGTGGCTGTTCATGGGCACCGGCACCGGGGCCAGCAACCAGTTCGAGGCGGGCGGCTTCATCCGCTCCGACGAGAGCTTCGCCTGGCCGAACATCCAGTACCATTTCCTGCCCGTGGCGATTAACTACAACGGCACCAACGCGGTGAACGCCCACGGCTTCCAGGCCCATGTGGGCTCCATGCGGTCGCCCAGCCGGGGCCGCATCCATGCGAAGTCGCGCGACCCGCGCGAGGCGCCGAGCATCCTGTTCAACTACATGTCCGCCGACCAGGACTGGCGGGAGTTCCGCGACGCCATCCGGATCACCCGCGAGATCATGGCGCAGCCGGCGCTGGACCCCTACCGCGGGCGGGAGATCAGCCCCGGCGTGGATTTCCAGTCCGACGCGGAGCTGGACGAGTTCGTCCGCCAGCATGGCGAGACCGCCTATCACCCGTCCTGCTCGTGCCGGATGGGCACCGACGACATGGCCGTGGTCGATGGGCAGGGCAGGGTCCACGGGGTGGACGGGCTTCGCGTGATCGACGCCTCGATCATGCCGCAGATCACCACGGGGAACCTGAACGCGCCGACCATCATGATGGCGGAGAAGCTGGCCGACGCGATCCGGGGGCGGGACGCACTGCCGCGCGCCGACGTGCCCTACTTTGTCGCGGGGGATGCTCCGGCCCGGCGGCCGGTTTCGGCCGGAGGGGCGGTTTCCAGCTATCGCTCCGCCGGGTGA
- the betB gene encoding betaine-aldehyde dehydrogenase, with product MARFGQQQLYIHGSASAAEGGGAFTTVNPATGEVLAEVSQASAADIDRAVASAREGQRAWVDLSAMQRSRVLRRAVEILRERNDELAELETLDTGKPLSETSAVDIVTGADVLEYYAGLVPAIEGQQIPLRASSFVYTRREPLGVVAGIGAWNYPIQIALWKSAPALAAGNAMIFKPSEITPLTALKLAEIYTEAGLPDGVFNVVQGDGRVGALLAGHPGIEKISFTGGVETGRKVMAAAGGSTLKEVTMELGGKSPLIVFPDADLDRAADIAMMANFYSSGQVCTNGTRVFVHRSVMADFQSRLLERVKRIRLGDPLDPRTNFGPLSSFGHLEKVLRYIDLGRKEGATLLAGGSRVTTAPFDKGAFVEPTVFADCRDDMAIVREEIFGPVMSLLGFDDEDEVVRRANATSYGLAAGLVTESLTTAHRVIHRLEAGICWINSWGESPPEMPVGGYKQSGIGRENGLGTLEHYTRIKSVQVELGDFASVF from the coding sequence ATGGCCAGGTTCGGGCAGCAGCAGCTTTACATTCATGGCAGCGCTTCGGCGGCCGAGGGTGGCGGCGCCTTCACCACGGTCAATCCGGCCACCGGCGAGGTGCTGGCCGAAGTGAGCCAAGCCTCGGCCGCCGACATCGACCGAGCCGTCGCCAGCGCGCGGGAAGGCCAGCGGGCCTGGGTGGATCTGTCCGCCATGCAGCGCTCCCGCGTCCTGCGTCGCGCCGTCGAGATCCTGCGGGAGCGCAACGACGAATTGGCCGAACTGGAGACGCTGGATACCGGCAAGCCGCTCAGCGAGACGAGCGCCGTGGACATCGTGACCGGCGCCGACGTGCTGGAATACTATGCCGGGCTGGTTCCGGCGATCGAGGGGCAGCAGATCCCGCTGCGCGCCTCGTCCTTCGTCTATACCAGGCGGGAGCCCTTGGGCGTGGTCGCCGGCATCGGCGCCTGGAACTACCCGATCCAGATCGCCCTGTGGAAGTCCGCCCCGGCGCTGGCCGCCGGCAACGCGATGATCTTCAAACCCAGCGAGATCACCCCGCTGACCGCCCTGAAGCTGGCGGAGATCTACACGGAAGCGGGATTGCCCGACGGCGTGTTCAACGTCGTCCAGGGTGATGGCCGGGTCGGCGCGCTGCTGGCCGGGCATCCCGGCATCGAGAAGATCTCCTTCACCGGTGGCGTCGAGACCGGCCGCAAGGTGATGGCGGCGGCCGGCGGCTCCACGTTGAAGGAAGTGACGATGGAACTGGGCGGCAAGTCGCCGCTGATCGTCTTCCCCGACGCCGACCTGGACCGCGCCGCCGACATCGCGATGATGGCGAACTTTTACAGTTCCGGCCAGGTCTGCACCAACGGCACCCGGGTCTTCGTCCACCGCTCCGTCATGGCGGATTTCCAGTCGCGGCTTCTGGAGCGCGTCAAGCGCATCCGGCTGGGCGATCCGCTCGACCCGCGGACCAATTTCGGCCCGCTGTCCAGCTTCGGCCACCTGGAGAAGGTGCTTCGCTACATCGATCTGGGCCGCAAGGAAGGCGCCACCCTGCTGGCCGGCGGCTCCCGCGTCACGACGGCTCCGTTCGACAAGGGCGCCTTCGTCGAGCCCACGGTCTTCGCCGACTGCCGCGACGACATGGCGATCGTGCGGGAGGAGATCTTTGGCCCGGTCATGAGCCTGCTGGGCTTCGACGACGAGGACGAGGTGGTCCGCCGCGCCAACGCCACGTCCTACGGCCTCGCCGCCGGCTTGGTGACCGAGAGCCTGACCACCGCGCACCGCGTGATCCACAGGCTCGAAGCGGGCATCTGCTGGATCAACAGCTGGGGCGAGTCACCGCCCGAGATGCCGGTCGGCGGGTACAAGCAATCGGGCATCGGCCGCGAGAACGGCCTCGGCACGCTCGAACACTATACCCGGATCAAGTCGGTCCAGGTCGAGCTGGGCGATTTCGCCTCCGTATTCTGA
- a CDS encoding type II toxin-antitoxin system MqsR family toxin, which translates to MTLRAEGAICPDDGETEADLRSGCLQGCIRQCWKAPGDGLSDKGAAALGFGRTEIVATLQTMRRSHFYKSMTAYADHRVWQDVHHVPSSAGMLYVKFTADTVTEFLLLSFKEKDDE; encoded by the coding sequence TTGACATTGAGGGCAGAAGGCGCGATTTGCCCCGATGACGGAGAAACGGAAGCCGACCTACGATCTGGATGCCTTCAAGGCTGCATTCGACAGTGCTGGAAAGCTCCGGGCGACGGGCTCAGCGATAAGGGGGCGGCAGCACTGGGATTCGGCCGCACCGAGATCGTGGCGACACTGCAGACCATGCGGCGATCTCATTTCTACAAGTCCATGACAGCCTATGCGGATCATCGGGTCTGGCAGGACGTGCACCATGTGCCATCGTCAGCAGGGATGCTGTACGTGAAGTTTACCGCCGATACCGTGACCGAATTCCTGTTGCTGTCCTTCAAGGAGAAAGACGATGAGTGA
- a CDS encoding type II toxin-antitoxin system MqsA family antitoxin has product MSDPVCPQTGAPMYRDTRPMTLSYRTESITFDMPGWYCDMSGESIHTGADMKVSDRMLNRLKARTEGLLEPEEVRRIRKKLGLTQEQAGQLVGGGPRAFQKYENGDLLPSRAISSALVLLDHDPDGLKVLRGRSGKADMGLLDKPHEGPQP; this is encoded by the coding sequence ATGAGTGATCCCGTCTGTCCCCAGACAGGAGCGCCCATGTACCGCGACACGCGGCCTATGACGCTGTCTTACCGGACTGAAAGCATCACCTTCGACATGCCGGGATGGTACTGCGACATGTCGGGCGAAAGCATCCATACCGGTGCCGACATGAAGGTTTCCGACCGGATGCTGAACCGGCTCAAGGCCCGGACCGAAGGATTGCTCGAACCGGAGGAGGTCCGCCGCATCCGCAAGAAACTCGGACTCACCCAGGAACAGGCCGGGCAGCTCGTCGGCGGCGGCCCGCGCGCTTTTCAGAAATACGAAAACGGCGATCTGCTGCCCAGCAGGGCCATCAGCAGCGCCCTTGTCCTGCTCGACCACGACCCCGACGGTTTGAAGGTGCTCAGAGGGCGGAGCGGGAAAGCCGACATGGGGTTGCTGGATAAACCGCACGAGGGGCCGCAACCCTGA
- the betI gene encoding transcriptional regulator BetI — MPKVGMEPIRRQQLIEATITSISRYGFADATISRISKEAGVSTGIIHHYFGSKDDLLEATMRNLLQQLRQDVVGRLAGASSPQQRLAAIIDGNFAANQFDRPVIVAWLAFWAQVPHVPELARLQRVNARRLRSNLLYDLRRLLPSDRAEEAATGLAALIDGLWLRASLEGVEKSDTARAIVQSYLASQLGRRIDAAG; from the coding sequence ATGCCGAAAGTCGGTATGGAGCCAATACGCCGACAACAGCTGATCGAAGCGACCATCACGTCGATCAGCCGATACGGTTTCGCTGATGCGACCATATCACGGATCAGCAAGGAAGCGGGCGTTTCCACCGGCATCATACATCATTATTTCGGCAGCAAGGACGACCTCCTTGAGGCGACGATGCGAAATCTTCTCCAGCAGCTGCGCCAGGACGTGGTCGGACGGCTGGCCGGGGCCTCCTCGCCGCAACAGCGCCTCGCCGCCATCATCGACGGCAATTTCGCGGCCAACCAGTTCGACCGGCCCGTGATCGTCGCCTGGCTCGCCTTCTGGGCGCAGGTCCCTCACGTACCCGAGTTGGCCCGCCTGCAGCGCGTCAACGCCCGGCGACTGCGCTCCAACCTGCTCTACGACCTGCGCCGCCTGCTGCCTTCCGATCGCGCCGAGGAGGCGGCGACCGGCCTCGCCGCGCTGATCGACGGGCTGTGGCTGCGCGCCTCCCTCGAAGGCGTCGAGAAGTCCGACACGGCGCGGGCGATCGTGCAGAGCTATCTCGCGTCGCAGCTCGGGCGCAGGATTGACGCGGCGGGATAG
- a CDS encoding choline ABC transporter substrate-binding protein has translation MQTYTRTSKFGSLARTLALAFTVSAVALTVAVPGPSAAAEPDRCRTVRFGDVGWSDIAATTGTASVVLQGLGYKTTTQIASVPVVFLGLKKKDIDVFLGNWMPTMETFIRPYIEDKSIEVVRANLEGAKYTLAVPTYAAEGGLRDFSDIVRFKDKLDGKIYGIEAGNDGNVIIDNMIKADAFGLKDFRLVESSEAGMLSQIKRAQRSEQWAVFLGWEPHPMNKSIDMTYLTGGDEWFGPNLGGATVYTNVPAGYRQTCPNVGKFLENLVFDLDMENEIMTSIIDEKQAPEAAATAWLKSNPAVLETWLKGVTTVDGQDGLAAVRKHLELS, from the coding sequence ATGCAGACCTATACGCGCACCTCCAAGTTTGGTTCCCTCGCACGCACGCTGGCCCTGGCCTTCACGGTATCGGCCGTAGCCTTGACGGTGGCGGTTCCCGGCCCCTCGGCCGCGGCGGAGCCCGACCGGTGCAGGACGGTGCGTTTCGGCGACGTCGGCTGGAGCGATATCGCGGCGACCACGGGGACGGCGTCGGTCGTGCTTCAGGGACTGGGCTACAAGACGACGACACAGATCGCCTCGGTGCCGGTGGTGTTCCTGGGACTGAAGAAGAAGGACATCGACGTCTTCCTCGGCAACTGGATGCCGACGATGGAGACCTTCATCCGGCCCTACATCGAGGACAAATCGATCGAGGTCGTGCGCGCCAACCTTGAGGGCGCCAAATACACCCTGGCGGTTCCGACCTATGCCGCCGAGGGCGGCCTGCGCGACTTCTCCGACATCGTGAGGTTCAAGGACAAGCTCGACGGCAAGATCTACGGGATCGAGGCCGGCAACGACGGCAACGTGATCATCGACAACATGATCAAGGCCGACGCCTTCGGCCTGAAGGACTTCCGGCTGGTCGAATCCAGCGAGGCCGGCATGCTGAGCCAGATCAAGCGTGCCCAGCGGTCCGAGCAGTGGGCGGTCTTCCTGGGCTGGGAACCGCACCCGATGAACAAGTCGATCGACATGACCTACCTGACCGGCGGCGACGAATGGTTCGGGCCGAACCTGGGCGGGGCGACGGTCTACACCAACGTGCCGGCGGGCTACCGGCAGACCTGCCCGAACGTCGGCAAGTTCCTCGAGAATCTCGTGTTCGACCTTGATATGGAGAACGAGATCATGACGTCGATCATCGACGAGAAGCAGGCGCCGGAAGCCGCGGCGACAGCTTGGCTGAAAAGCAATCCCGCGGTGCTGGAAACCTGGCTCAAGGGTGTCACCACCGTGGACGGCCAGGACGGTCTGGCGGCGGTCAGGAAGCACCTCGAGCTCTCTTGA
- a CDS encoding amino acid kinase family protein has translation MDTRLTPTEKASPTLEDACVIQIGGTLADWVGMADWMALAARLGARRPTVIVPTGGPFVDTVRDAEDMWRLQPGIVRRMTLLAMDSFALLLHGIHPEIGTAAGPVEMKANAAAGRASVWLPSSLAAARRELAEDWDATSDSLAAWLAVEIGAERLILVKAGTCPCHSVEDLGADTAAMVRDGVLSPGFPVWRRRFGGAVWCVERERVEDVAAALERGGGFGCPLAATPLLGAAAPER, from the coding sequence ATGGACACCCGGTTGACCCCGACTGAAAAAGCCTCGCCGACCCTGGAGGACGCCTGCGTGATCCAGATCGGCGGCACCCTCGCCGATTGGGTGGGCATGGCCGACTGGATGGCGCTGGCGGCGCGCCTGGGCGCCCGGCGCCCGACCGTGATCGTGCCGACCGGTGGTCCCTTCGTCGACACGGTGCGGGATGCCGAGGACATGTGGCGCCTCCAGCCCGGCATCGTGCGCCGGATGACGCTGCTGGCGATGGACAGCTTCGCCCTGCTGCTGCACGGCATCCATCCGGAGATCGGGACGGCGGCCGGTCCGGTGGAGATGAAGGCCAACGCCGCCGCCGGTCGGGCCAGCGTGTGGTTGCCATCATCGCTGGCGGCAGCCCGGCGAGAGCTGGCGGAGGATTGGGACGCCACCTCCGACAGCCTCGCGGCGTGGCTCGCGGTGGAGATCGGCGCGGAGCGGCTGATCCTGGTCAAGGCCGGAACCTGCCCGTGCCATTCCGTCGAGGATCTCGGGGCGGATACCGCCGCGATGGTGCGCGACGGGGTGCTCAGCCCCGGCTTCCCGGTCTGGCGCCGCCGGTTCGGCGGTGCCGTCTGGTGCGTCGAGCGCGAGCGGGTGGAAGACGTGGCCGCCGCGCTGGAGCGGGGCGGCGGCTTCGGCTGCCCGCTGGCGGCGACACCCCTGCTGGGCGCCGCGGCCCCGGAACGTTAG